The following are from one region of the Salvia hispanica cultivar TCC Black 2014 chromosome 1, UniMelb_Shisp_WGS_1.0, whole genome shotgun sequence genome:
- the LOC125202023 gene encoding V-type proton ATPase subunit C-like: protein MATRYWVASLPVGQGASASSLWTRLQESISKQAFDTSLYRFNIPNLRVGTLDLLLSLSDDLSKANNFIEGVSHKIRRQIEELERVSGVVSSSLTVDGVPVDSYLTRFVWDEAKYPTMSPLKEIVDGIHVHIAKIEDDLKVRVAEYSNVRSQLNAINRKQAGSLAVRDLSNLVKPEDVVSSEHLTTLLAVVSKYSQKDWLSSYETLTSYVVPRSSKKLHEDNEYALYTVTLFSRDVDNFKTKARERNFQVRDFEYNPETQDSRKQELEKLMQDQETMRSSLLQWCYTSYGEVFSSWMHFCAVRVFSESILRYGLPPSFLSVVLSPPVKSEKKVRSILEGMCSNSNSTFWKTEDDGGVVGLGAGEADAHPYVSFTINLI, encoded by the exons ATGGCGACTCGTTACTGGGTAGCGTCTCTCCCCGTCGGCCAAGGCGCCTCCGCCTCCTCCCTATGGACTCGTCTTCAGGAATCCATCTCCAAACAAGCCTTCGACACCTCTCTCTACAGA TTCAACATTCCGAATCTGCGAGTAGGCACTCTGGATTTGCTCTTGTCTCTCAGCGACGACCTATCGAAG GCAAACAACTTTATCGAAGGAGTGTCGCACAAAATCCGGCGTCAGATTGAGGAGTTGGAGAGGGTGTCCGGTGTTGTTAGTAGCTCGCTTACTGTGGACGGGGTTCCCGTGGACTCTTATCTTACCAG ATTCGTGTGGGATGAGGCAAAGTATCCAACAATGTCGCCGCTCAAGGAGATTGTGGACGGAATTCATGTACACATTGCCAAGATTGAGGATGATCTCAAG GTCCGTGTCGCTGAATATAGCAATGTACGCAGCCAACTGAATGCAATTAACAGAAAGCAGGCTGGAAG CTTAGCTGTTCGTGATCTCTCAAATTTAGTGAAACCGGAAGATGTTGTTAGTTCGGAACACTTGACTACCCTTCTTGCAGTTGTTTCAAAGTATTCTCAGAAAGACTGGTTATCAAGCTACGAGACTCTTACATCATATGTG GTCCCCAGATCTTCGAAGAAGCTACATGAGGATAATGAATATGCTCTTTACACTGTGACATTATTCAGTCGTgatgttgataattttaaaacgaAGGCGCGTGAAAGAAATTTTCAG GTTCGTGATTTTGAATATAATCCCGAGACCCAAGACAGTCGGAAGCAGGAGCTTGAAAAACTGATGCAAGACCAGGAGACAATGAGAAGCTCCCTTTTGCAATGGTGCTATACTAGCTATGGAGAG GTTTTTAGTTCCTGGATGCACTTCTGTGCGGTAAGAGTATTCAGTGAAAGCATTCTCCGATATGGCCTGCCACCATCTTTTCTG TCTGTTGTACTGTCACCTCCAGTAAAAAGTGAGAAGAAAGTTCGCTCCATTCTTGAGGGAATGTGCAGCAATTCAAACAG CACGTTCTGGAAAACTGAGGACGACGGAGGAGTGGTTGGCCTTGGTGCAGGCGAAGCAGATGCTCATCCTTACGTCTCATTCACCATTAATCTTATTTAA
- the LOC125218741 gene encoding transcription factor bHLH137-like, whose product MAAFSSTSFHHHHPFPLFLPVSTTIDATTTTTTIDNNSSSIVTDKQETMDKKRKCSPNSAQSKDKREVKGKKQKKLKDDEEKKGYIHVRARRGQATDSHSLAERVRRERISERMKLLQTLVPGCDKVTGKALMLDEIINYVQSLQNQVEFLSMKLASVNPMFYDFGVDLESLMARPNQDLIDLPSPMPECSPTPANNTNFVENPIVFQQAQLPQGSSQSLWEVDEHRQKNFNQSGLNHSLFSFH is encoded by the exons ATGGCAGCCTTTTCCTCAACCTCCtttcaccaccaccacccttTCCCCCTCTTCCTCCCTGTTTCCACCACCATTGatgccaccaccaccaccaccacaatAGACAACAATTCCTCCTCAATTGTCACTGATAAACAAGAAACCATGGataaaaagaggaaatgttCTCCAAATTCTGCTCAATCCAAG gataagagagaagtgaagggaaagaagcagaagaaattaaaagatgatgaagaaaagaaaggctACATACATGTAAGGGCAAGGAGGGGCCAAGCTACTGATAGTCACAGTCTTGCTGAAAGG gtgaggagagagagaataagtGAGAGAATGAAACTGCTACAGACTCTTGTTCCTGGCTGTGACAAG GTCACCGGAAAGGCCCTCATGTTggatgaaattattaattatgtccAATCCCTCCAAAATCAAGTTGAg TTTCTCTCAATGAAGCTTGCCTCTGTGAATCCTATGTTCTATGACTTTGGGGTGGACTTAGAATCACTCATGGCTAGGCCTAATCAG GATCTTATTGACTTGCCATCCCCAATGCCAGAATGCAGTCCCACACCAGCCAATAACactaattttgttgaaaatccTATTGTGTTTCAACAAGCCCAACTTCCACAG GGAAGCAGCCAGAGCTTGTGGGAAGTGGATGAGCAtagacaaaaaaatttcaatcagTCAGGACTCAACCACAGCCTGTTTTcattccattaa
- the LOC125193323 gene encoding uncharacterized protein LOC125193323: MQLNGDEAPQENGKRMRRPSVRLHQPYYENPAPRKIQQQWKPGKGAPTPRKPRTAKTANSKFTKSDERGKGEGVGKSDLEEDVAIGSWRSFSAANRDRDFQRKRVRSSNLKSGVMEKSRRLGDQEIGDLGLPSDAESGEHDQNQHIVGEGEGDLNGNQISADLIVEDSDPSSPNHSFDDDDNENRKLSGDHDNVGGKQRGLSDDRRSREMGEDGDSSGVRMWLNDLGLGKYVTLFEVHGVDDEVLPLLTLEDLKDMGINEVGIRRKLYSSIQKLDRSFP; this comes from the coding sequence ATGCAGCTCAACGGCGATGAGGCGCCGCAGGAGAACGGCAAGCGGATGCGCCGCCCAAGCGTGAGATTGCACCAGCCCTACTACGAAAACCCCGCCCCCCGCAAGATACAGCAGCAGTGGAAGCCAGGGAAGGGCGCGCCCACACCCAGAAAGCCTCGAACCGCCAAAACCGCGAATTCCAAATTCACCAAGAGCGATGAGCGTGGCAAGGGCGAAGGAGTGGGGAAATCTGATTTGGAAGAAGATGTGGCGATTGGGAGCTGGAGGAGTTTCAGTGCCGCCAATCGGGATAGGGATTTCCAGAGAAAGAGGGTTAGGTCATCCAATTTGAAGAGTGGGGTTATGGAGAAATCTCGGAGGCTTGGGGACCAGGAAATTGGGGATCTTGGATTGCCTAGTGATGCTGAGAGTGGGGAACACGACCAAAATCAACACATAGTAGGCGAGGGAGAGGGGGATTTGAATGGTAATCAGATTAGTGCCGATTTAATAGTCGAGGATTCTGATCCGTCTAGCCCTAATCATTCGTTTGATGACGATGATAACGAGAATCGTAAATTGAGTGGAGATCATGACAATGTAGGTGGAAAGCAGAGGGGATTGAGTGATGATCGACGTTCCCGTGAAATGGGAGAAGATGGGGATAGTAGTGGTGTGAGGATGTGGCTTAATGATTTGGGGTTAGGGAAGTATGTGACACTGTTTGAGGTTCATGGGGTGGACGATGAGGTGCTACCATTGCTGACTCTTGAAGATCTTAAGGATATGGGGATTAATGAGGTTGGGATACGAAGGAAACTGTATTCGTCAATCCAGAAACTCGATAGATCGTTCCCGTGA